The following coding sequences are from one Paenibacillus sp. JDR-2 window:
- a CDS encoding DUF1801 domain-containing protein codes for MKQEEVTSFIEALAQPWQIELASSLRDMVHETMPGAEERIQYKKPHFLKNGKYAAVISTAKDAVSFVIFNAAEVEFPEGQFDGPPERKTIKFKAGQAVDYDLLANLLKQASEPL; via the coding sequence ATGAAGCAGGAAGAGGTTACGTCGTTTATCGAGGCGCTGGCGCAGCCGTGGCAGATCGAGCTGGCAAGCAGCCTTCGCGACATGGTCCATGAGACTATGCCGGGTGCGGAGGAACGGATCCAATACAAGAAGCCCCATTTTTTGAAAAATGGCAAGTACGCCGCGGTTATCTCGACAGCCAAGGATGCCGTCAGCTTTGTTATTTTTAACGCAGCGGAAGTGGAATTCCCGGAAGGGCAGTTTGACGGTCCGCCGGAACGAAAAACAATCAAATTCAAAGCAGGGCAAGCGGTTGATTACGATTTGCTCGCCAATCTGTTGAAGCAGGCATCGGAGCCGTTGTAA
- a CDS encoding amidohydrolase/deacetylase family metallohydrolase has protein sequence MEFIWRNVKLLDRLKRVDIVIDADGRIAELANACTASGGKVIDGTGMYASSGWIDLHVHAVAGLAPYGDEIDEIGMRHGATTIVDAGSCGADRIDELAASRAVAKTRVLALLNVSRLGLQRIDELSELHWIDREEALQAIARHPAFIVGLKARMSGSVIGKSGLEPLRLARALSEESGLPLMVHIGSRPPGVEEILPLLRERDVVTHYLNGKPDNRLFNHNGEPLPVLKEALDRGVRLDVGHGTASFSFEVAEMAKRSGVSFDTISTDIYRGNRLNGPVHSLSQVLTKFLLLGYPLEEIIAAVTVRPADWLGRPELGRIKAGEPANLTLFEVGDNPSELLDSEGEKRTAGQTIQARGAYTNGQYFAC, from the coding sequence ATGGAATTCATTTGGCGGAACGTAAAACTGTTGGACCGATTAAAGAGGGTCGACATTGTGATAGATGCGGATGGCCGGATTGCGGAGCTGGCGAATGCATGCACGGCAAGCGGCGGAAAGGTGATTGACGGTACCGGAATGTACGCCTCCAGCGGGTGGATTGATCTGCATGTGCATGCGGTTGCGGGGCTTGCGCCGTATGGCGACGAGATCGATGAGATTGGCATGAGGCATGGCGCGACCACGATTGTTGATGCGGGGAGCTGCGGCGCGGACCGGATTGACGAGCTTGCCGCAAGCCGGGCGGTGGCAAAGACGAGGGTACTAGCGTTGCTAAACGTATCCCGGCTTGGACTGCAGCGGATCGACGAGCTCTCGGAGCTTCACTGGATTGACCGGGAAGAGGCGCTGCAAGCCATAGCCCGTCATCCGGCGTTTATCGTTGGGTTAAAGGCAAGGATGAGCGGGAGCGTTATCGGTAAAAGCGGTCTTGAGCCCTTGCGGCTGGCGAGGGCTTTGTCCGAAGAAAGCGGGCTGCCGCTTATGGTCCATATCGGCTCAAGACCGCCCGGAGTGGAGGAGATCCTGCCTCTGCTTCGGGAGCGCGATGTAGTGACGCATTATTTGAACGGCAAGCCGGATAACCGGTTGTTTAATCATAACGGCGAGCCATTGCCGGTTCTTAAGGAAGCGCTGGACAGAGGGGTCCGGCTGGATGTCGGGCATGGGACGGCAAGCTTTTCGTTCGAAGTGGCGGAGATGGCGAAGCGTTCGGGAGTATCCTTCGATACGATCAGCACGGATATTTACCGGGGCAATCGGCTGAACGGTCCGGTGCATAGCCTTTCTCAGGTGCTGACGAAATTTCTGCTGCTCGGCTATCCGTTGGAAGAGATTATCGCGGCGGTGACGGTTCGTCCTGCGGACTGGCTGGGCAGACCGGAGCTTGGACGCATTAAGGCTGGCGAGCCCGCTAACCTGACTTTATTCGAGGTGGGGGACAACCCGTCGGAGCTTCTGGATTCCGAAGGCGAGAAAAGAACGGCAGGGCAAACGATTCAGGCGAGGGGAGCTTATACGAATGGACAGTACTTTGCATGCTAG
- a CDS encoding DgaE family pyridoxal phosphate-dependent ammonia lyase, whose protein sequence is MDSTLHARYGLKRVINASGRMSILGVSAPTDSVMEAMKHGGQSYVEIADLVDKAGDYIAGIIGSEAAVIVNSASSGIALSVGGVVTKGSRRLTEKLHQEPIQQNEIIILKGHNVQYGAPVETMVYLGGGRLVEVGYANEGKAEHIEEAINERTAAILYVKSHHAVQKNMISVEEAWEVAQRRGVPMIVDAAAEEDLRKYVQYSDLAVYSGSKAIEGPTSGIVGGKRTYIEWVKMQLHGIGRSMKVGKETSFGLLQALDEYRDKPDNSEREKAALNKLLPLSELPGIKVTIVQDEAGRAIFRARIHIDSALSGITAKAVNDGLREGGIAIYTRDYGVKQGYFDIDPRPLMGDDMDVIEARIRELAGGRTHV, encoded by the coding sequence ATGGACAGTACTTTGCATGCTAGATACGGTTTGAAGAGAGTTATTAACGCCAGCGGCCGGATGAGTATTCTAGGCGTCTCCGCGCCAACCGATTCGGTAATGGAGGCGATGAAGCATGGCGGGCAAAGCTATGTGGAGATTGCGGATTTGGTAGACAAGGCAGGTGATTATATTGCGGGGATTATCGGCTCCGAGGCGGCTGTCATCGTGAACTCCGCTTCCAGCGGCATTGCGCTGTCGGTTGGGGGGGTCGTTACGAAGGGCAGCCGGCGCTTGACTGAAAAGCTTCATCAGGAACCGATCCAGCAAAATGAAATTATTATTCTCAAAGGCCATAACGTGCAATATGGAGCGCCGGTTGAAACGATGGTTTACTTGGGCGGCGGCAGGCTGGTCGAGGTTGGCTATGCGAATGAAGGAAAAGCCGAGCATATAGAAGAGGCTATTAATGAACGCACGGCTGCTATCCTGTACGTGAAGTCCCATCATGCCGTGCAAAAGAACATGATCAGCGTCGAGGAGGCCTGGGAAGTGGCACAGCGCCGGGGCGTGCCGATGATCGTGGACGCGGCGGCGGAAGAGGATTTGCGGAAATACGTCCAATATTCCGACCTTGCCGTCTACAGCGGCTCGAAAGCGATAGAAGGACCAACCTCCGGTATTGTAGGCGGCAAGCGGACCTACATCGAGTGGGTGAAAATGCAGCTTCACGGCATAGGACGGAGCATGAAGGTTGGCAAGGAAACATCCTTTGGCCTGCTTCAGGCGCTGGACGAATACCGCGATAAGCCGGATAACAGCGAGCGGGAGAAGGCAGCGCTGAACAAGCTCCTTCCGCTTTCCGAGCTTCCCGGTATAAAGGTAACGATTGTGCAGGATGAAGCGGGAAGGGCGATATTCCGTGCGCGTATTCATATCGATTCAGCCTTGTCGGGTATAACGGCGAAGGCCGTCAACGATGGGCTGCGGGAAGGCGGCATTGCGATTTATACCCGGGATTATGGCGTAAAACAGGGCTATTTCGATATCGATCCCCGTCCGTTAATGGGCGACGATATGGATGTCATCGAAGCACGTATAAGAGAACTGGCAGGAGGCCGCACCCATGTCTAA
- the dagF gene encoding 2-dehydro-3-deoxy-phosphogluconate aldolase — protein MSNMTKRLYKGRAALNVLAGSIGNAKDVFEAAEGYVLVGVLSKNYPTAEAAVEAMREYGLAIDDAVSIGLGAGDNRQAAVVAEIAKQYGGTHINQVFPAVGATRANLGEKDSWINSLVSPTGQVGYVNLSTGPASAAAGELAIVPVKAAIALVRDMGGNALKYFPMNGLACEDELRAVAKACAEEGFALEPTGGIDKENFEAILRITLEAGVQQVIPHVYSSIMDKATGATRVEDVQELLITMKKLVDHYGG, from the coding sequence ATGTCTAATATGACGAAACGATTGTACAAAGGACGCGCAGCGCTTAATGTGCTCGCAGGCAGCATCGGTAATGCGAAGGATGTATTTGAGGCGGCGGAGGGCTACGTGCTTGTTGGCGTTTTGTCCAAAAACTATCCTACAGCGGAGGCGGCGGTTGAGGCGATGCGGGAGTACGGTCTCGCGATCGACGATGCCGTTTCGATTGGACTTGGCGCGGGAGATAACCGGCAGGCGGCCGTTGTTGCGGAGATTGCGAAGCAATACGGAGGTACGCATATTAACCAAGTGTTCCCGGCTGTTGGGGCAACGCGCGCTAACCTTGGAGAGAAAGACAGCTGGATTAACAGCTTGGTGTCCCCAACCGGTCAGGTTGGTTACGTTAATTTGTCAACGGGACCGGCCAGCGCGGCGGCAGGGGAGCTGGCTATCGTGCCGGTGAAGGCGGCGATTGCGCTTGTCCGCGATATGGGCGGCAATGCGCTGAAATATTTTCCGATGAACGGACTGGCCTGCGAAGATGAGCTTCGGGCGGTTGCCAAGGCATGTGCCGAGGAAGGCTTTGCGCTTGAGCCGACAGGCGGCATTGATAAGGAGAACTTCGAGGCTATTTTGCGCATAACGCTGGAAGCGGGCGTACAGCAGGTTATTCCGCATGTGTATTCCTCGATTATGGATAAAGCAACAGGGGCAACTAGAGTGGAGGATGTGCAAGAGCTGCTGATCACGATGAAAAAGCTGGTCGACCACTATGGCGGCTAA
- a CDS encoding sugar kinase → MAAKRIAAFGEVMMRLQTPGFQLLTQADSLSYSFSGTGVNVMSALSRFGYSASLITRLPDNPLGEAAIGSLRKLGVATEFIERGGRYVGMYFLENGFGSRPSRVTYTNRQESSFNTAPADAYDYDRIAAELDVLHLCGIALAMNDGVRLHMRKLAEAVKQRGGMVVFDCNYRPSLWGDDGYGAAKPHYERMLQLADAVMMNERDAMHILGMQAEAAEREEQLVELMPAVADRYGISVIAGTHRTVNADNTHSLRGFLYKEQTFSFSRERSFMVYDRIGAGDAYTSGIIHGELQGLTPGQTVSFAAAAALLAHTTAGDTPMSSERDVMRAMAEKAADVER, encoded by the coding sequence ATGGCGGCTAAGCGGATCGCGGCTTTTGGCGAAGTGATGATGCGGCTGCAGACGCCGGGCTTTCAGCTGCTGACGCAGGCGGACAGCTTGTCTTATTCGTTCTCGGGCACGGGCGTTAATGTGATGTCGGCACTCTCGCGGTTTGGTTATTCAGCGTCCCTCATCACGCGGCTGCCGGATAATCCGCTGGGCGAAGCGGCAATCGGAAGCTTGCGCAAGCTTGGAGTGGCAACGGAGTTTATAGAGCGCGGCGGACGATATGTCGGCATGTATTTTCTCGAAAATGGCTTTGGTTCTCGTCCAAGCCGCGTCACTTACACGAACCGGCAGGAAAGCAGCTTTAACACGGCTCCGGCGGATGCTTACGATTACGACCGGATCGCCGCTGAACTGGATGTTCTTCATCTATGCGGCATTGCGCTGGCGATGAATGACGGCGTCCGGCTTCATATGCGGAAGCTGGCCGAGGCGGTAAAGCAGCGGGGCGGAATGGTCGTATTTGATTGCAACTACCGCCCTTCATTATGGGGCGATGACGGCTACGGTGCGGCGAAGCCACATTATGAGCGGATGCTGCAGCTTGCGGATGCGGTCATGATGAATGAGCGCGATGCGATGCATATTTTGGGGATGCAGGCTGAGGCAGCGGAGCGCGAGGAACAGCTCGTCGAGCTGATGCCGGCTGTGGCGGACCGCTATGGCATTTCCGTTATTGCAGGCACGCACCGTACCGTTAATGCCGACAATACGCATTCGCTGCGAGGTTTTCTTTACAAAGAGCAGACCTTTTCTTTTTCGCGGGAGCGGTCGTTTATGGTGTATGATCGGATTGGTGCAGGCGATGCTTATACGAGCGGGATCATTCACGGGGAACTGCAGGGGTTAACGCCCGGGCAGACGGTAAGCTTCGCGGCGGCCGCAGCCCTATTGGCGCATACAACGGCCGGAGATACGCCAATGTCGTCCGAACGGGATGTTATGAGAGCGATGGCGGAGAAGGCGGCCGATGTGGAAAGGTAG
- a CDS encoding GntR family transcriptional regulator, with protein sequence MKLVRNNSPLYIQVMNIIKDRILHGVYPVDANIPSEPLLEQEFQVSKITVRNAIKALVQEGYLETSSGKGTRVIRNTSSSKLSKLKRFTEVLVEEGHQIGKQLLRAGLSDNEGGTEPYRLFGPQALKIDRLYLLDGKPYIHYTHYLPAKLHGTADVLRIQSLYDWLEEQGFVPEHYRDEFAVSPASGAVQEALGMAAGQAIVLKRSRFAYGADDDLIEYSVGFYNTDMHPYVVNYDV encoded by the coding sequence ATGAAGCTGGTACGAAATAACAGCCCTCTATATATACAAGTGATGAACATTATAAAAGACCGGATTTTGCACGGAGTGTATCCGGTGGATGCGAATATTCCATCCGAGCCGCTGCTGGAGCAGGAGTTCCAAGTCAGCAAAATAACGGTGCGCAATGCAATCAAGGCGCTCGTGCAAGAAGGATACCTGGAGACCAGCAGCGGTAAAGGCACGAGAGTCATTCGCAATACCTCCTCCTCGAAGCTGTCCAAGCTGAAGCGGTTCACGGAGGTTCTGGTAGAAGAAGGGCATCAGATCGGCAAGCAGCTGCTGCGCGCGGGACTTTCGGATAACGAAGGAGGAACGGAGCCGTATCGTCTGTTCGGGCCACAGGCTTTGAAGATCGACCGCTTGTATCTGCTGGACGGGAAGCCCTATATTCATTACACGCATTATTTGCCGGCGAAGCTGCACGGTACCGCGGACGTTCTGCGGATCCAATCGCTGTACGACTGGCTGGAGGAGCAGGGCTTTGTGCCGGAGCATTACCGGGATGAATTTGCCGTATCGCCAGCCTCCGGCGCGGTTCAGGAAGCACTCGGTATGGCTGCGGGACAAGCTATCGTGCTGAAGCGTTCCCGCTTTGCGTATGGCGCCGATGACGATTTGATTGAGTACAGCGTTGGCTTTTATAATACGGATATGCATCCTTACGTCGTTAATTATGATGTGTAA
- a CDS encoding GNAT family N-acetyltransferase, whose product MTDVYLVRPGLEWKEPYLDFYREWIDSGEDIVPWVVERDPSGFESMLQWLEDHSNGIGLQEGWVADSTYWLATEDRRIVGAVNIRHALSPWLMNRGGHIGYGIRPSARRQGYATKLLALSLGKTRELGIRQVLVCCDESNVASARTILNNGGVEDTSFTEENGNVIRRFWIEG is encoded by the coding sequence ATGACGGACGTCTATCTGGTTCGGCCAGGTCTGGAGTGGAAGGAGCCTTACCTGGATTTTTATCGGGAATGGATCGACAGCGGCGAGGACATTGTCCCTTGGGTGGTAGAACGGGATCCGTCCGGCTTTGAGTCTATGCTGCAGTGGCTGGAGGATCATTCGAACGGAATTGGTCTTCAAGAGGGCTGGGTGGCGGACTCCACCTATTGGTTAGCAACGGAGGATCGCAGAATCGTTGGCGCGGTTAACATCAGGCATGCCTTATCGCCGTGGCTTATGAACAGGGGAGGGCATATCGGATACGGAATCCGCCCTTCCGCGAGAAGGCAAGGTTATGCAACGAAGCTGCTTGCCCTATCGCTAGGAAAGACGAGGGAGCTTGGCATCCGGCAGGTTTTGGTCTGCTGCGACGAGAGTAACGTTGCATCGGCAAGAACCATTCTGAACAACGGCGGAGTTGAAGATACGAGCTTCACGGAAGAGAACGGGAACGTGATCCGCCGGTTTTGGATAGAGGGTTAG
- a CDS encoding DinB family protein encodes MSQGLLHQLGFVRQVTLNTVRGLSETVLDHVPDGFNNNIRWNLGHIYVVQERFAFHFAGESVHLPDGFEMWFAKGTKPGDWQEEHQLPELGDLLELLAGQPIRIAEKLHDRIDEQVAVPFTTGTGLTLHTIGEFLSYTLYHEGIHFNSISLLKRFAANES; translated from the coding sequence ATGAGTCAAGGTTTGCTTCACCAACTCGGCTTTGTCAGGCAGGTAACGTTAAATACGGTTCGCGGTCTGTCGGAGACTGTGCTGGATCATGTGCCAGACGGCTTCAACAACAATATCAGATGGAACCTGGGACACATTTATGTGGTTCAGGAGAGGTTTGCTTTTCATTTCGCGGGTGAGTCTGTACACCTTCCGGACGGCTTTGAGATGTGGTTCGCGAAAGGCACCAAGCCGGGTGATTGGCAGGAGGAACATCAGCTGCCTGAGCTTGGGGATTTGCTGGAACTTCTTGCCGGACAACCGATTCGGATTGCGGAAAAATTGCACGATAGAATAGACGAGCAAGTGGCCGTTCCGTTCACCACGGGGACGGGACTTACTCTCCATACGATTGGTGAGTTTCTCAGCTATACCTTGTACCATGAAGGTATTCACTTCAATTCCATCAGTCTGCTCAAGCGTTTCGCCGCTAACGAATCGTAA
- a CDS encoding response regulator produces MLQLLLVDDERSVVETLAETIPWEECGISVVHEALSGPIALQIMEDHAIDIVITDIKMPGMSGIELITAINSKWPHVRTILLTGYADFDYAKQAIAQNTFDYLLKPVSDEDLIDSVERVVKQIKEKWEEVASYRKTLYTLNENLPLLRANTLNELLRGSNQSALADKLALLELPFAEDDGVCMMLIRMEERFAEMPGQDSALMEYAICNITSEIMQNDYHIWHARDAHDYIVLIVKPKNTAVADMEARSLLERYAAQIQTNVQNYLKGAISVLVGGQGTFPGQVKEIYEHAVTSMRRKMGHGKGLFVTTQEALDSSPMNTVWSLYEPPTLISLLDAGRFDDVETKIRHIFRDMLETGGEQDMSEQLIEAYHVLAGAFSYIIHKNGKLLSSVLSPEALKFFHAPAYTTAAQLMEWSIRILQGIREDADQELKDNHSTIVRAVRSFIDANLAKDVSLPAIADHVHLHPVYLSKIYKAETGEPLTEYVYRLRMEKAAFLLRTTPSKVFEISEIVGYNNTAYFIRVFKKFFDVTPQEYRDDEGRGG; encoded by the coding sequence ATGTTACAGCTCTTGCTTGTAGACGATGAACGGTCCGTTGTCGAGACCCTTGCCGAGACGATTCCTTGGGAAGAATGCGGCATTAGCGTTGTTCACGAAGCCTTATCCGGGCCGATAGCCCTGCAAATCATGGAAGACCATGCGATCGATATCGTGATTACCGATATCAAAATGCCGGGGATGTCCGGCATAGAGCTCATTACGGCGATTAATAGCAAATGGCCGCATGTCCGGACTATTTTGCTCACCGGATATGCCGATTTCGATTATGCCAAACAAGCGATCGCTCAGAATACGTTTGACTATCTGCTGAAGCCGGTCAGCGACGAGGATCTGATCGATTCGGTTGAGCGCGTTGTGAAACAAATCAAGGAGAAATGGGAAGAGGTTGCCTCCTACCGGAAAACCTTGTACACCTTGAACGAGAACCTTCCTTTGCTGAGGGCCAATACCCTAAATGAGCTGCTGAGAGGCAGCAATCAATCTGCGTTGGCGGACAAGCTGGCGCTTCTGGAGCTTCCTTTTGCGGAGGACGATGGGGTGTGCATGATGCTGATCCGGATGGAGGAGCGTTTTGCCGAAATGCCGGGACAGGATTCCGCGCTGATGGAGTACGCGATTTGCAATATAACGAGTGAAATCATGCAAAATGACTATCATATCTGGCATGCCCGGGATGCTCATGATTACATCGTATTAATCGTCAAACCCAAGAATACGGCAGTTGCCGATATGGAAGCCCGGTCCTTGCTCGAGCGCTACGCCGCGCAAATTCAGACCAATGTGCAGAACTATCTCAAGGGGGCTATTTCGGTACTCGTAGGGGGCCAAGGAACGTTTCCGGGACAAGTGAAGGAAATCTATGAGCATGCCGTTACCTCCATGCGCCGGAAGATGGGCCACGGAAAAGGGTTGTTTGTGACCACGCAGGAAGCCTTGGATTCCAGCCCGATGAATACGGTCTGGTCCTTATACGAGCCGCCTACCCTGATCAGCCTTCTCGATGCCGGCCGGTTCGACGACGTCGAGACGAAGATCCGGCATATTTTCCGCGATATGCTGGAGACGGGCGGCGAACAGGATATGTCGGAACAGCTGATTGAAGCTTATCATGTGCTGGCCGGTGCGTTCTCGTATATTATTCACAAGAACGGCAAGCTGTTGTCCTCCGTTCTTTCGCCTGAGGCACTCAAGTTCTTCCATGCTCCGGCTTACACCACGGCGGCGCAGCTGATGGAATGGTCGATCCGGATCCTGCAGGGTATCCGCGAGGATGCCGATCAGGAGCTGAAAGATAACCATAGTACGATTGTTCGCGCGGTCCGGTCATTTATCGATGCCAATCTGGCGAAGGATGTATCGCTGCCGGCTATTGCGGATCACGTCCATCTGCATCCTGTTTACTTGTCGAAAATCTACAAGGCAGAGACCGGCGAGCCGCTGACGGAATACGTGTACCGGCTGCGGATGGAAAAGGCCGCTTTCCTGCTTCGCACAACGCCTTCCAAGGTGTTCGAGATCTCCGAGATTGTCGGCTACAACAATACCGCGTATTTCATCCGCGTGTTTAAGAAGTTTTTTGACGTGACTCCCCAGGAGTATAGGGACGATGAGGGGAGGGGCGGATAA
- a CDS encoding cache domain-containing sensor histidine kinase: MLLRFNVFTKISLLVLLLLIPVLSLYTYSNRESVRVIENEIQSGTTNRLSSFAAQVESNIYQLSLYGVSIGQDSSIQEYQRPDFREQPYERVKLSVAILEKMNLYNAASKWHSTITLFFPRTGDALSTEYYNTITYREDAFTKPFLKSWEYTGDSFVWYATEPTTAMSNPRSARLITKISFPINHVTTMLDENKVNNSGDPFLFNPEQGSIRNHSANSAKIDLLSEKLKSSKLGERGGFRTKLDNTEYYVSYIKSDSLKWYYVDYVPMQQILSPITNSRNLFYTSIAVLLVMSIAVIFVIYRSVQVPLLQLVRGTKRLSSGDFSVRLSHSGTNEFSLLLGRFNIMAQRIQELIENVYEEKLRRREATLKHLQSQINPHFLYNCLFYIKNMARMKNEKAVVAMALNLGDYFRYITRSENDVATIREELSMVTNYLEIQSLRLERMRFAIEVPDELMNKTISRLTLQPIVENAIVHGLEPQAENGEIRIRGYAEDGMYRLVVEDSGIGMTDEEIQKLQLSLTKPLDDNMGCGTWNVHQRLIYLFGEGAGLSYTRSDLGGIKTTITWSDKTIE, from the coding sequence ACACCTATTCCAACCGGGAAAGCGTGCGCGTCATCGAGAACGAAATCCAGAGCGGCACAACGAATCGCTTGTCTTCCTTCGCTGCCCAGGTCGAGTCGAATATTTATCAGTTATCCCTCTACGGCGTATCGATTGGGCAGGACTCCAGCATTCAGGAGTACCAGCGTCCTGACTTCCGGGAGCAGCCTTATGAACGGGTAAAGCTGAGCGTAGCCATTCTGGAAAAAATGAATCTGTACAACGCCGCCAGCAAGTGGCATTCCACCATTACGTTGTTTTTCCCGCGTACGGGAGACGCCTTGTCCACGGAATATTACAATACGATCACGTACCGGGAGGATGCTTTTACGAAGCCGTTCCTCAAATCCTGGGAGTATACGGGCGACAGCTTTGTCTGGTATGCCACCGAACCAACGACCGCGATGTCCAATCCGCGCAGCGCGAGGCTCATTACGAAGATCAGCTTCCCGATCAATCACGTGACGACCATGCTGGACGAAAACAAAGTGAACAACAGCGGCGATCCGTTCCTGTTTAATCCGGAGCAGGGATCGATCCGCAATCATTCCGCCAACTCCGCGAAGATCGATCTTCTCTCGGAGAAGCTGAAATCATCGAAGCTCGGGGAGCGGGGAGGCTTCCGTACGAAGCTGGACAATACCGAGTATTACGTCTCTTACATCAAGTCGGATAGCCTGAAGTGGTATTATGTCGATTATGTTCCGATGCAGCAGATTTTGAGTCCGATTACGAACAGCCGGAACTTGTTCTACACGTCGATTGCCGTCCTGCTCGTCATGAGTATCGCCGTTATCTTCGTTATTTACCGAAGCGTGCAAGTCCCTCTGCTCCAGCTTGTCCGGGGCACCAAGCGGCTGTCTTCCGGCGATTTCTCGGTCCGGCTAAGCCATTCCGGCACGAATGAATTCAGCTTGTTGCTCGGACGGTTCAACATTATGGCCCAGCGGATCCAGGAGCTGATCGAGAACGTATACGAGGAGAAGCTGCGGAGGCGCGAAGCAACGCTGAAGCATTTGCAATCCCAGATCAATCCGCATTTTCTGTACAACTGCCTGTTCTATATCAAAAACATGGCGCGGATGAAAAACGAAAAAGCCGTTGTAGCGATGGCGTTGAATCTTGGGGATTATTTCCGCTATATTACAAGGTCGGAAAACGACGTGGCGACGATCCGCGAGGAGCTCAGCATGGTCACGAATTACCTGGAAATCCAGTCTCTCCGGCTTGAACGGATGCGGTTTGCGATTGAGGTGCCGGATGAACTGATGAACAAAACGATCTCGCGGTTAACCTTGCAGCCGATTGTCGAAAATGCCATTGTCCACGGATTGGAGCCGCAGGCGGAGAACGGCGAGATCCGGATCCGCGGTTATGCGGAGGACGGGATGTATCGGTTAGTCGTGGAGGACAGCGGGATTGGCATGACAGACGAGGAAATTCAGAAGCTGCAGCTCAGCTTAACCAAGCCGCTTGACGACAATATGGGCTGCGGGACTTGGAATGTGCATCAAAGATTGATCTATCTGTTTGGAGAAGGAGCCGGCTTGTCTTATACCCGCTCAGACTTGGGGGGAATCAAGACGACTATTACCTGGAGTGACAAAACAATAGAGTAG